CACGCGGTCGCGCGTAGCCTCCCGCCGAGCCACCAACTTCGCCCGCAACCCTTCATCGGTCGTTGCCAGAATCGCCACCGCCAGCAGCGCCGCATTCCCCGCGCCCGCCGCGCCGATCGCCAGCGTCCCCACGGGCACGCCCTTGGGCATCTGCACAATGCTCAGCAGCGAATCCATCCCCTGCAACGCGGTCATGGCCACCGGCACACCCAGTACCGGAACCACAGTCAGCGCCGCCAGCATCCCCGGCAGATGCGCCGCCCCACCCGCACCCGCGATGATGACCCTGAGCCCCCGCGCCGAGGCGCTCTGCGCATACTCATACATCAGTTCCGGCGTGCGATGCGCACTGACGATCCGTGCCTCAAACGGTACCTCA
This is a stretch of genomic DNA from Granulicella sp. WH15. It encodes these proteins:
- the purE gene encoding 5-(carboxyamino)imidazole ribonucleotide mutase; this encodes MDAMPLVGVVMGSRSDYAVMKAAVEVLREFEVPFEARIVSAHRTPELMYEYAQSASARGLRVIIAGAGGAAHLPGMLAALTVVPVLGVPVAMTALQGMDSLLSIVQMPKGVPVGTLAIGAAGAGNAALLAVAILATTDEGLRAKLVARREATRDRVLADSLEDEAQA